The Arachis duranensis cultivar V14167 chromosome 2, aradu.V14167.gnm2.J7QH, whole genome shotgun sequence genome has a window encoding:
- the LOC107475260 gene encoding uncharacterized protein LOC107475260 — translation MRFQQQGRVFAMTADDAMQSDALIQGQCYVKNRFLTVLYDSGASHSFISLIVAREVGLDFSELKFDLIVHTPASQNALTSLLCLQVPFAIRNRTFIHDLICLPLCGLEVILGLDWLSKYHVFLD, via the coding sequence ATGCGATTCCAGCAACAAGGTCGAGTGTTTGCTATGACTGCTGATGATGCTATGCAATCAGACGCCCTGATCCAAGGTCAGTGTTATGTCAAAAATCGATTTCTAACTGTACTGTATGATTCTGGTGCATCGCATTCCTTTATTTCCTTAATTGTTGCTCGTGAGGTGGGACTAGATTTCTCTGAGTTGAAGTTTGATCTAATTGTCCATACACCTGCATCCCAAAATGCTTTGACTAGTTTACTGTGCCTACAAGTACCATTTGCTATTAGGAATAGGACTTTCATACATGATCTAATCTGTTTGCCTCTatgtggtttagaagttattctAGGATTAGATTGGTTATCTAAATATCATGTTTTCCTTGATTGA